A region of Ovis canadensis isolate MfBH-ARS-UI-01 breed Bighorn chromosome 19, ARS-UI_OviCan_v2, whole genome shotgun sequence DNA encodes the following proteins:
- the AZI2 gene encoding 5-azacytidine-induced protein 2 isoform X2 — MDALVEDDICILNHEKAHRRDPVTPVSIYSGDESVASHFALVTAYEDIKKRLKDSEKENSFLKKRIRILEEKLIGARKDEETSSVGREQVNKAYHAYREVCIDRDNLKNKLDRMNKDNSESLKVLNEQLQSKEVELLQLRTEVETQQVIRNLNPPSSNWEVEKLSYDLKIHGLEQELELMRKECRDLKIELQKARQTDPSLEDNLNCRDLQRLSVSSDNMQSTYWELKREMSNLHLVTQVQAELLRKLKTPTAIKKGNLRPSGMHGRPR, encoded by the exons ATGGATGCACTGGTGGAAGATGATATTTGTATTCTGAATCATGAAAAAGCCCACAGGAGAGACCCAGTGACTCCAGTCTCAATATATTCAGGAGATGAATCTGTTGCCTCACATTTTGCCCTCGTCACTGCAtatgaagacattaaaaaaagacttaaggattcagagaaagagaactctttcttaaaaaaaagaatcagaattttggaagaaaag CTTATAGGAGCTCGAAAGGATGAAGAAACAAGCTCTGTGGGACGGGAACAAGTAAACAAAGCCTATCACGCGTACCGAGAGGTCTGCATTGATAGGGATAATCTGAAAAACAAACTGGACAGAATG AATAAAGACAACTCTGAATCTTTGAAAGTGTTGAATGAACAGCTACAATCTAAAGAAGTAGAACTCCTCCAGCTGAGGACAGAGGTGGAAACTCAGCAGG TGATAAGAAATTTAAATCCCCCTTCATCAAACTGGGAGGTGGAAAAGTTAAGCTACGACCTGAAGATCCATGGTTTGGAACAGGAACTGGAACTGATGAGGAAAGAATGTAGAGATCTCAAAATAGAGCTGCAGAAAGCCAGACAAACG GATCCATCTCTGGAAGACAATCTGAACTGCAGAGATCTGCAGAGACTGAGCGTTTCAAG TGACAATATGCAAAGTACATACTGGGAACTGAAGAGAGAAATGTCTAACTTGCATCTGGTGACTCAAGTACAAGCCGAACTACTGAGAAAGCTGAAAACCCCAACTGCAATCAAGAAAGGCAA CTTGCGCCCCAGCGGGATGCATGGAAGACCTAGGTAA
- the AZI2 gene encoding 5-azacytidine-induced protein 2 isoform X1: MDALVEDDICILNHEKAHRRDPVTPVSIYSGDESVASHFALVTAYEDIKKRLKDSEKENSFLKKRIRILEEKLIGARKDEETSSVGREQVNKAYHAYREVCIDRDNLKNKLDRMNKDNSESLKVLNEQLQSKEVELLQLRTEVETQQVIRNLNPPSSNWEVEKLSYDLKIHGLEQELELMRKECRDLKIELQKARQTDPSLEDNLNCRDLQRLSVSSDNMQSTYWELKREMSNLHLVTQVQAELLRKLKTPTAIKKACAPAGCMEDLGKDSTKLHLLNFTAAHRRHAPLSPNGRTLCHTTPSPLPGDAEVLSEKAALQSWTDHERSIPHDGTNFQEHNSYSRNSLEDNSWVFPSPPKSSETTFGEMKSKPLPLPNLPPLHYLDQHNQNCHYKH; the protein is encoded by the exons ATGGATGCACTGGTGGAAGATGATATTTGTATTCTGAATCATGAAAAAGCCCACAGGAGAGACCCAGTGACTCCAGTCTCAATATATTCAGGAGATGAATCTGTTGCCTCACATTTTGCCCTCGTCACTGCAtatgaagacattaaaaaaagacttaaggattcagagaaagagaactctttcttaaaaaaaagaatcagaattttggaagaaaag CTTATAGGAGCTCGAAAGGATGAAGAAACAAGCTCTGTGGGACGGGAACAAGTAAACAAAGCCTATCACGCGTACCGAGAGGTCTGCATTGATAGGGATAATCTGAAAAACAAACTGGACAGAATG AATAAAGACAACTCTGAATCTTTGAAAGTGTTGAATGAACAGCTACAATCTAAAGAAGTAGAACTCCTCCAGCTGAGGACAGAGGTGGAAACTCAGCAGG TGATAAGAAATTTAAATCCCCCTTCATCAAACTGGGAGGTGGAAAAGTTAAGCTACGACCTGAAGATCCATGGTTTGGAACAGGAACTGGAACTGATGAGGAAAGAATGTAGAGATCTCAAAATAGAGCTGCAGAAAGCCAGACAAACG GATCCATCTCTGGAAGACAATCTGAACTGCAGAGATCTGCAGAGACTGAGCGTTTCAAG TGACAATATGCAAAGTACATACTGGGAACTGAAGAGAGAAATGTCTAACTTGCATCTGGTGACTCAAGTACAAGCCGAACTACTGAGAAAGCTGAAAACCCCAACTGCAATCAAGAAAG CTTGCGCCCCAGCGGGATGCATGGAAGACCTAGGTAAAGACAGCACAAAACTGCACTTGTTGAATTTTACTGCAGCTCACAGAAGACATGCCCCCCTCTCACCAAATGGCAGAACTCTCTGCCATACCACGCCTTCCCCCTTACCAGGAGACGCAGAGgttttatcggagaaggcagcTCTCCAGTCGTGGACAGATCACGAGCGATCCATTCCTCACGATGGCACAAACTTTCAGGAACACAACTCTTACAGCAGAAATTCCCTGGAAGATAATTCCTGGGTATTCCCAAGCCCTCCTAAATCAAGTGAGACGACATTTGGGGAAATGAAAAGTAAACCTTTGCCTTTGCCCAACTTGCCACCACTGCATTACTTGGATCAACATAATCAAAACTGCCATTATAAACATTAA